A window of the Cicer arietinum cultivar CDC Frontier isolate Library 1 chromosome 6, Cicar.CDCFrontier_v2.0, whole genome shotgun sequence genome harbors these coding sequences:
- the LOC101489759 gene encoding FACT complex subunit SPT16, whose amino-acid sequence MADHRNGTQAANGKASAAGSAYSIDLNTFQTRLKAFYSHWDDRRTDLWGSSDAIAVACPPPSEDLRYLKSTALFLWLLGFEFPETIMVFTKKQIHVLCSQKKASILESVKKPARESVGVEIILHVKPKNDDGASSMDAIIRAIRAQSKSDGHDSSTVGHIAREEPEGRLLDLWAEKLKNSKFRLSDVANGFSALFAAKSNEEITYIKRAAYLTGSVMKNFVVTKLENVIDEEKKILHSTLMEETEKVILDPAKVNCKLKADNVDICYPPIFQSGGKFDLRPSAVSNDEALYYDSASVIICAVGARYKSYCSNIARTFLIDADPIQSKAYEVLLKAQEAVIGSLKPGNKLSAAYLAAVSVVEKDAPDMVSCLTKSAGTGIGIEFRESGLNINAKNDQIVKEGMVFNVSLGFQNLHCENSKSKNKVFSLLLADTIIINKDKTDVVTSIGSKALKDVAYSFNEDEEEEKPTSKAVPSGAEPLMSKTTLRSDNHEISKEELRRQHQAELARQKNEETARRLAGGGNEAGDNRSSVRTSAELVAYKNINDLPPPREMMIQIDQKNESILLPINGSMVPFHVAFVRTVTSQQDTNRNCYIRIIFNVPGTPFSPHDSNSMKFQGSIYLKEASFRSKDPRHISEVVQSIKTLRRQVVARESERAERATLVTQEKLQLANNRFKPIRLSDLWIRPAFGGRGRKIPGTLEAHVNGFRYSTTRQDERGDIMFANIKHAFFQPAENEMITLLHFHLHNHIMVGNKKTKDVQFYVEVMDMVQNVGGGKRSAYDPDELEEEQRERERKNKINVEFQSFVNRVNDLWGQPQFNGLDLEFDQPLRELGFPGVPHKSSVFIVPTSACLVELIETPFLVVTLSEIEIVNLERVGLGQKNFDMTIVFKDFKRDVLRIDSIPSTSLDGIKEWLDTTDIKYYESRLNLNWRQILKTITDDPQSFIEGGGWEFLNLEATDSESDNSEESDKGYEPSDVEPESDSEEEASDSESLVESEEDEEEEDSEEDSEEEKGKTWEELEREASNADREKGNESDSEEDRKRRKAKAAFGKSRASLSSSMPKRPKLR is encoded by the coding sequence ATGGCAGATCATCGAAACGGTACACAAGCAGCTAATGGAAAAGCTAGTGCTGCTGGATCAGCCTACTCTATTGATCTGAATACATTTCAAACCAGACTGAAGGCGTTCTATTCACATTGGGATGATCGCAGAACAGATCTCTGGGGTTCTTCTGATGCAATTGCTGTTGCATGTCCTCCACCTTCAGAAGATTTAAGATACCTTAAATCTACTGCTCTGTTCTTGTGGCTGCTTGGATTTGAGTTCCCAGAGACAATAATGGTCTTTACAAAGAAGCAGATTCATGTCTTGTGCAGCCAAAAGAAGGCATCTATTCTTGAATCTGTCAAAAAACCTGCCAGAGAGTCAGTTGGTGTGGAAATTATATTACATGTCAAGCCTAAAAATGACGATGGAGCTTCTTCTATGGATGCTATTATCCGTGCCATCCGTGCTCAGTCAAAGTCTGATGGCCATGATTCTTCCACTGTTGGACACATTGCTAGAGAGGAACCTGAAGGGAGATTGCTTGATTTGTGGgctgaaaaactaaaaaattcaaaattccgTCTGAGTGATGTGGCAAATGGGTTTTCGGCATTGTTTGCTGCAAAAAGTAATGAAGAGATTACATACATTAAGAGAGCAGCATACCTCACAGGCagtgtgatgaaaaactttgtAGTTACAAAGCTTGAGAATGTTATTGATGAAGAGAAGAAAATCTTACATTCTACGTTGATGGAGGAGACTGAGAAAGTTATACTGGACCCTGCAAAAGTCAACTGTAAACTGAAGGCAGATAATGTTGACATTTGTTACCCACCAATTTTTCAGAGTGGAGGGAAGTTTGATCTTAGGCCTAGTGCTGTCAGCAACGATGAAGCACTTTACTATGACTCTGCCAGTGTGATTATATGTGCTGTTGGAGCCAGGTATAAGAGTTACTGCTCAAATATAGCTAGGACCTTCTTGATTGATGCAGACCCTATTCAAAGTAAGGCTTATGAGGTTCTTCTAAAAGCCCAAGAGGCTGTTATTGGTTCTTTAAAGCCCGGAAACAAGTTGAGTGCTGCATATCTAGCTGCAGTTTCTGTTGTGGAAAAGGATGCTCCTGACATGGTTTCCTGCTTGACAAAATCCGCTGGGACAGGTATTGGTATTGAATTTCGAGAGTCAGGTTTGAATATTAATGCTAAGAATGATCAGATAGTTAAAGAAGGCATGGTATTCAATGTGTCACTTGGATTCCAGAATTTGCATTGTGAGAACAGTAAGTCGAAGAACAAGGTCTTCTCTCTCTTGCTTGCCGACACAATCATCATCAACAAAGACAAGACAGATGTTGTGACTTCGATAGGCTCCAAAGCTTTGAAAGATGTGGCTTATTCTTTCAATGAGGATGAGGAAGAGGAAAAGCCTACTTCAAAGGCTGTTCCCAGTGGTGCAGAGCCCTTGATGTCTAAGACAACTCTAAGGTCAGACAATCACGAGATTTCAAAAGAGGAACTACGAAGACAGCATCAGGCAGAACTTGCTCGTCAGAAAAATGAAGAAACTGCTAGGAGACTTGCCGGTGGTGGTAATGAGGCAGGAGACAATCGTTCCTCTGTCAGGACTTCTGCAGAACTGGTTGCTTACAAGAACATAAATGACCTTCCCCCTCCCAGAGAGATGATGATTCAGATTGATCAAAAGAATGAATCAATTCTCTTGCCAATTAATGGAAGTATGGTTCCTTTCCATGTGGCTTTCGTTCGAACTGTTACCAGCCAGCAGGACACCAATCGCAATTGCTATataagaattatttttaatgttccGGGGACCCCTTTCAGTCCTCACGATTCAAACTCAATGAAGTTCCAAGGATCTATATATTTGAAGGAAGCTTCATTCCGCTCCAAGGATCCAAGGCACATAAGTGAGGTTGTTCAATCCATCAAAACACTCAGGCGACAAGTTGTAGCAAGGGAGTCTGAGAGAGCTGAGAGAGCAACTTTGGTTACCCAGGAGAAACTGCAGCTTGCCAACAACAGGTTTAAGCCAATAAGATTATCTGACCTTTGGATCCGCCCTGCTTTTGGTGGGCGTGGAAGGAAGATACCAGGCACTCTTGAGGCTCATGTGAATGGATTTCGTTATTCTACCACCAGGCAAGATGAGCGTGGGGATATAATGTTTGCCAATATTAAACATGCATTTTTCCAGCCAGCAGAAAATGAAATGATTACCCTCCTGCACTTTCATCTGCACAACCATATTATGGTAGGAAATAAAAAGACCAAGGATGTTCAGTTTTATGTTGAAGTAATGGACATGGTCCAGAATGTTGGAGGTGGGAAGAGGTCAGCTTATGATCCTGATGAGCTTGAAGAAGAacaaagagaaagagagaggaAGAACAAGATTAATGTAGAATTTCAAAGCTTTGTGAATCGGGTAAATGATCTCTGGGGACAACCCCAATTCAATGGCCTTGACTTGGAGTTTGATCAACCTCTTAGAGAACTTGGCTTCCCTGGGGTACCTCATAAATCTTCAGTATTTATTGTACCTACTTCAGCATGCCTTGTTGAACTGATAGAGACTCCTTTCCTTGTTGTCACCCTAAGCGAGATTGAGATTGTGAATCTTGAGAGGGTTGGCCTTGGGCAGAAGAACTTTGATATGACAATTGTATTTAAGGACTTCAAGCGGGATGTCCTCAGGATTGATTCTATCCCTTCTACATCACTTGATGGCATCAAGGAGTGGCTGGACACAACAGACATCAAATATTATGAAAGCAGGCTGAATCTGAACTGGCGTCAGATCCTGAAGACAATCACAGATGACCCTCAAAGCTTCATTGAAGGTGGAGGCTGGGAGTTTCTGAATTTGGAAGCTACTGATTCAGAATCTGATAACTCCGAGGAATCTGATAAAGGTTACGAACCGTCCGATGTGGAACCTGAATCAGATTCTGAAGAGGAGGCTTCTGACAGTGAATCACTTGTTGAATCTGAGGAGGATGAGGAGGAGGAAGATTCTGAGGAGGATTCAGAGGAAGAGAAGGGAAAGACATGGGAAGAACTGGAGAGGGAAGCAAGCAATGCGGATAGGGAGAAAGGGAACGAGTCTGACAGTGAAGAAGATAGGAAAAGAAGGAAGGCTAAAGCGGCCTTTGGTAAGTCACGAGCCAGTCTAAGTAGTAGCATGCCAAAGCGGCCTAAGTTAAGATAG